The Oxalobacteraceae bacterium OTU3CINTB1 genome includes a window with the following:
- a CDS encoding alpha-amylase family protein: MPSQVTSDRLLAVLPEDLRPQAAERLTTAEPVLRRLLAGLYGDHVGFDAWLGDLMASLGKLYAERAPELRALDLQRVAHPDWFLNQRMLGYCAYVQNFGGNLNGVADRIPYLEELGVSYLHLLPFLRPREGENDGGFAVTSFDEVDPALGTNADLHALTTRLRMAGISLCSDFILNHVADDNQWALAAKAGDARARAMFHVFPDRDLPDRHERTLGQVFPQVAPGNFTYVEAMGGWVWTTFYPYQWDMNWSNPDVFAEMAAAMLRLANRGIEVFRLDSTAFLWKREGTNSMNQPEAHQILQALRAIVDIVAPGVLLKAEAIVPTRELPAYLGSATAPECHIAYHSSLMAAGWVALAEQNTGVLREVIRNTPALPSAATWLSYVRCHDDIGWNVLRAEAEAGSTAGSAARLAGAARFFSGVEGSYASGAAFQSTDPNAAHGSNGMAASLTGLQTASNEGERSLALRRMQLLHGLALSFGALPVLYMGDELAMENDYSYLDRPQHAMDSRWLQRPVFDEQRWKHRYDKSSAPGLMFQGLANLIRVRRKQDALAANAPRTLLGEAPEGVLALARGDSFLTLMNFTGQPQDYTLRGAWSDCAAPGPVEGTITLAPYAMHWLARE, translated from the coding sequence ATGCCCTCTCAAGTAACCTCGGACCGCCTGCTCGCGGTCCTTCCCGAAGATCTGCGGCCACAGGCGGCTGAACGCCTGACAACGGCCGAACCGGTGCTGCGCCGCCTGCTGGCCGGCCTGTACGGCGACCACGTCGGCTTCGACGCCTGGCTCGGCGATCTGATGGCATCCCTGGGCAAGCTGTACGCCGAACGCGCCCCCGAACTGCGCGCGCTCGACCTCCAGCGCGTCGCGCACCCCGACTGGTTCCTCAACCAGCGCATGCTTGGCTACTGCGCCTACGTACAAAACTTCGGCGGCAATTTGAACGGCGTCGCCGACCGCATCCCCTATCTCGAGGAACTGGGCGTCAGCTACCTGCACCTGCTGCCTTTCCTGCGTCCGCGCGAAGGCGAAAACGACGGCGGCTTCGCCGTCACCAGCTTCGACGAAGTCGATCCGGCGCTGGGCACCAACGCCGACCTGCACGCGCTGACCACGCGCCTGCGCATGGCTGGCATCAGCCTGTGCTCCGACTTCATCCTGAACCACGTCGCCGACGACAACCAATGGGCGCTGGCCGCGAAAGCCGGCGACGCCAGGGCGCGCGCGATGTTCCACGTCTTCCCCGACCGCGACCTGCCGGACCGCCACGAGCGCACCTTGGGCCAGGTGTTCCCACAAGTCGCGCCGGGTAACTTCACCTATGTCGAAGCGATGGGCGGCTGGGTGTGGACCACCTTCTACCCCTATCAGTGGGACATGAACTGGTCCAATCCGGACGTCTTCGCCGAAATGGCGGCGGCCATGCTGCGCCTGGCCAATCGCGGCATCGAAGTGTTCCGCCTCGATTCCACAGCCTTCCTGTGGAAGCGCGAAGGCACCAACAGCATGAACCAACCGGAGGCGCACCAGATCCTGCAAGCGCTGCGCGCCATCGTCGATATCGTCGCACCGGGCGTTCTGCTGAAGGCCGAGGCCATCGTGCCGACACGCGAGCTGCCGGCCTATCTGGGCAGCGCCACCGCGCCGGAATGCCATATCGCCTATCACAGCAGCCTGATGGCGGCCGGCTGGGTGGCGCTGGCGGAGCAAAACACCGGCGTGCTGCGCGAGGTGATCCGCAATACGCCGGCCTTGCCGTCGGCCGCCACCTGGCTCAGTTATGTGCGCTGCCACGACGACATCGGGTGGAACGTGCTGCGCGCGGAAGCCGAAGCAGGTTCCACCGCCGGCAGCGCGGCGCGGCTAGCCGGCGCCGCGCGCTTCTTCAGCGGCGTCGAAGGCAGTTATGCCAGCGGCGCCGCCTTCCAGAGCACCGATCCGAACGCTGCCCACGGCAGCAACGGCATGGCCGCGTCGCTGACCGGTTTGCAGACCGCGAGCAACGAGGGGGAACGTTCGCTGGCACTGCGCCGCATGCAGTTGCTGCATGGCCTGGCGCTGAGCTTTGGCGCGCTGCCGGTGCTGTACATGGGCGACGAGCTGGCGATGGAAAACGACTATAGTTATCTGGACCGTCCGCAGCATGCGATGGACAGCCGCTGGTTGCAGCGCCCCGTGTTCGACGAGCAGCGCTGGAAGCACCGCTACGATAAAAGCAGCGCGCCGGGCCTGATGTTCCAGGGCTTGGCCAATCTGATACGCGTGCGCCGCAAGCAGGATGCACTGGCCGCCAACGCGCCGCGTACCCTGCTGGGAGAAGCGCCGGAAGGCGTGC
- a CDS encoding TonB-dependent receptor produces MKHRTIKLAAMTAAVAAAVLHMGVAAAQEAAPAAASATAAPADGLNMERVVVTGTTTGSSKMKTSVSISTIEGDVIKNSAALSAAEVLRAVPGVRAESSGGEGNANITVRGVPVSAGGARYVQIQEDGLPVLQSGDFNFITPDSYVKIDGTLDHLEVVRGGSASTLATNAPGGIINFITKTGEEKGGHIGISRGLGYDETRYDFDYGAPISDKTRFFIGGSYRTGEGVRDSGMSTASGGQIRGNLTHDLDNGFIRLSFKHVDDKSPTALPVPVRVVNQKITEIPGIDPRTVSFYSPNWVRDVTLGKNNTPVSTDVNDGLHVKSDSIGLEGSFDLGDGWNLSNKFRASDNSGRFTGVFAGNNGVNGNYTFATGPNRGQAYNGLAFSAVVFNTSIDDAGNTLNDTKLSKTFKLADGSKLTTTAGLYLSNQKLALTWNFNEYLMQLSGDKPALLQTASTTPGLVGPAFGGCCMRAVDMEYKLTSPYLNVGYEAGPLNLDASVRQDRQEANGSANIATGGLRYDPATEQMVNYKINHTSYSVGGNYRITNNLAAFARVSDGVAFNADRILFGTPLDGSAPININTVKQLEGGVKWRSGGLSTFVTLFQAKTDESNYEATTQRSTSNKYDAKGVELEGAYSIGDFRISGGATYTHAKITGTAAADVANIGNSPRRQAKWIYQVAPTYTIGDATVGASVIGTGKSWGDDAHTIEMPAYAVVNAFVNYRVTEKATVSLSANNLFNKIGYTEVEGDGHAARSITGRAAKVTLSYAF; encoded by the coding sequence ATGAAACACCGCACCATCAAACTGGCCGCCATGACGGCCGCCGTCGCCGCCGCCGTCCTGCACATGGGCGTCGCCGCCGCGCAGGAAGCCGCTCCCGCCGCCGCTTCGGCCACCGCCGCACCCGCCGACGGTTTGAACATGGAACGCGTGGTGGTCACCGGCACCACCACCGGTTCGTCGAAGATGAAGACCAGCGTTTCGATCAGCACCATCGAGGGTGACGTCATCAAGAATTCGGCGGCCCTGAGCGCGGCCGAAGTGCTGCGCGCCGTGCCGGGCGTGCGCGCCGAATCGTCGGGCGGCGAGGGCAATGCCAACATCACCGTGCGCGGCGTGCCGGTATCGGCCGGCGGCGCGCGTTATGTGCAGATCCAGGAAGACGGCCTGCCGGTGCTGCAGTCGGGCGACTTCAACTTCATCACGCCGGACAGCTACGTCAAGATCGACGGCACGCTCGACCACCTGGAAGTGGTGCGCGGCGGCTCGGCCTCCACCCTGGCGACCAACGCGCCGGGCGGCATCATCAACTTCATCACCAAGACCGGCGAGGAGAAGGGCGGCCATATAGGCATCAGCCGCGGCCTCGGTTACGACGAGACCCGCTACGATTTCGACTATGGCGCGCCGATCTCGGACAAGACCCGCTTCTTCATCGGCGGCAGCTACCGCACCGGAGAAGGCGTGCGCGATAGCGGCATGAGCACCGCCAGCGGCGGCCAGATCCGCGGCAATCTCACGCATGACCTGGACAATGGTTTCATCCGCCTGTCGTTCAAGCACGTCGACGACAAATCGCCGACCGCGCTGCCGGTGCCGGTGCGCGTGGTGAACCAAAAGATCACCGAGATCCCGGGCATCGATCCGCGCACGGTGAGCTTCTATTCGCCGAACTGGGTGCGCGATGTCACCTTGGGCAAGAACAACACGCCGGTGTCGACCGACGTCAACGACGGCCTGCATGTGAAGAGCGATTCGATCGGCCTGGAAGGCTCGTTCGACCTGGGCGACGGCTGGAACCTCAGTAACAAGTTCCGCGCCTCCGACAACAGCGGCCGCTTCACCGGCGTCTTCGCCGGTAACAATGGCGTGAACGGCAATTACACCTTCGCCACCGGCCCGAATCGCGGCCAGGCCTACAACGGCCTCGCCTTCTCGGCGGTGGTGTTCAACACCTCGATCGACGACGCCGGCAATACGCTCAATGACACCAAGCTGTCGAAGACCTTCAAGCTGGCCGATGGCTCGAAGTTGACCACCACCGCCGGCCTGTATCTGTCGAACCAGAAGCTGGCGTTGACGTGGAACTTCAACGAGTACCTGATGCAGCTGAGCGGCGACAAACCGGCGCTGCTGCAAACGGCCAGCACCACGCCAGGCCTGGTCGGTCCGGCCTTCGGCGGCTGCTGCATGCGCGCGGTCGATATGGAATACAAACTGACGTCGCCTTACCTGAACGTGGGTTACGAGGCCGGTCCGCTGAACCTGGACGCGAGCGTGCGCCAGGACCGCCAGGAAGCCAACGGCAGCGCTAATATCGCCACCGGCGGCCTGCGCTACGATCCGGCCACCGAGCAGATGGTCAACTACAAGATCAACCACACGTCGTATTCGGTGGGCGGTAACTACCGGATCACCAATAACCTGGCGGCGTTCGCGCGTGTCAGCGATGGCGTGGCGTTCAATGCGGACCGTATTCTGTTCGGGACGCCGCTGGATGGTTCGGCGCCGATCAACATCAACACCGTCAAGCAGCTGGAAGGCGGCGTGAAATGGCGCAGCGGCGGTTTGAGCACCTTCGTGACGCTGTTCCAGGCCAAGACCGACGAGAGCAACTACGAGGCGACCACGCAGCGCAGCACCTCCAACAAGTACGACGCCAAGGGCGTGGAGCTGGAAGGCGCGTATTCGATCGGCGACTTCCGCATCAGCGGCGGCGCGACTTATACGCATGCCAAGATCACCGGCACGGCCGCCGCAGATGTGGCCAATATCGGTAATTCGCCACGCCGCCAGGCCAAGTGGATCTATCAGGTCGCGCCGACCTACACCATCGGCGACGCGACGGTCGGCGCCAGCGTGATCGGCACCGGCAAATCGTGGGGCGACGATGCGCACACCATCGAGATGCCGGCGTATGCTGTGGTCAACGCCTTCGTCAACTACCGCGTGACTGAGAAGGCCACCGTGTCGCTGAGCGCCAATAACCTGTTCAACAAGATCGGCTACACCGAAGTCGAAGGCGATGGGCATGCGGCACGCTCGATCACCGGCCGCGCCGCGAAGGTCACCTTGTCGTACGCCTTCTAA